A stretch of DNA from Phycisphaerae bacterium:
GCGGCACATTACTTCATGTCCGCCGATTCCGCCGGGCGCATCGCCATGGGTGACATCGTGGGTTCGTTAACCGCAAAGCTGGAGATTTTTGCTACAGGGGACGGAGCTGAACTGCTTCGACTAAATACCGAGCGCCCGTGGGTGTTCAAACAAGCATACACCGGTTCGGGCGCTGCGCTTCGACTGCAAAACGTCGGCGGCGGGTCGAAAAACTTCGAAATTACCTCCATAGGCGGCACAAACGTGGCCACATTTTGGACCAACGACACCGACCCCCGGGTGGGCATTGGGACCACCGCGCCCCAAGCGATGTTGGATGTCAACGGCACGACACGCATCAAGGTACTCCAAATCACCGGCGCGGACCTGGCCGAAAAGTTTCCCACCACCGGCGAGAAGGTTGCCCCCGGGACGGTCATGGAAATTGATCCCGAGCATTCCGGCCTGCTCCGCACGGCACGCGGCGCCTACAACCAGCGCGTCGCCGGCGTCGTCAGCGGCGCGAACGACTTTCCCGCCGGAGCCATCCTCGGCCATCTGCCCGGCAACGACGACGCCCCGCCGATCGCGCTCTCCGGTCGCGTCTGGACCTACTGCGACGCCAGCGGCGCCCCCATCGCTCCCGGCGACTTGCTGACGACCTCCGCCACACCGGGTCATGCCATGAAAGCCCTCGATCGCGAGCGCTCGCACGGCGCGGTCATCGGCAAGGCGATGTCGGGGCTCGCGCGCGGCGAGCGCGGTCTGGTGCTCGTACTGGTCAACCTTCAATAGGCGGATCGTCAACAGGAGATACGGAGCGACATCATGAAAATCACTGAATATACACTTGCAACTGCCCTCGTGTTGCTAACCGCCCAGATGGCCTTCGGGCAGGCGTTGCCGAACTCGGCCGCGAAGGAGCAATGGGCCGCGCCCCTTTCGAAGACTTCAACGGTCACAGACCCGCTTCCCATCGAGTTGTTTGCCGAGCTGCGGCCGGCTGCAAAGGACTTGTTGAAAGTGGCGGACCTGGAGTTGCTTCAGATCGCGCCCCGCGATGGAAACGGTGAGAAGTTGGTGGACGTGGCCCTCGACGGGCAGATGCACGCCATACGTCTGACGCCGTACACCATGCGCTCGGAAGATTTCCAGGTTCTGGTCCCGGACGCCAGCGGCGCCCTCGTTCCAACAGAAATCCCCGATGCCCTTACGTATCGCGGATACTTGACCGCCGAACCACAGAGCCAGGTCGCCGCCTCGATTATCGATGGGAAGTCCCACATGACGATCCTTCGCGCTGACGGCGAAATTTGGAACGTCCAGCCAATCCAGACCGGCGCTCTTCGAGCGGGACTGCCGGACGACCTCCACGCCGTCTATAAGGCCCGCGACGTAATCGGCGGAGAAGGGGACTGCGGCGTTGCCGGGCTGCCGGTTCAGATCCCATCGCCGAACGGCGGGGGCGAGCCGGCCGTAATTCCCGAGGGCGGCGGTCCTAGAATCGCAAATCGGCGCTGTAGGATCGTGTTTGACACCGATGTCGAATTCTACCAGGCGAACGGATCATCGATCAGCGCCACGGTCACTGACATCGAGATGATCATGAACCAGGTCGGCCTGATCTACCAGAACCAGGTCGCCATTTCGTATTACGAGACGGCCGTCATTGTGCGAACGGCCATACCGCAGCCGTATTCGTCCTTTAATGCCGACACGCTTCTCTGCCAGTTCGGAGAAAATTGGAACAACAACCTCCCGAGTTTTCCGCGCAACGTGGGTCATCTTTTCACTGGCAAAGACCTGAATGGTACGACCGTGGGGCTGGGCTGGATCGGCGCAATCTGTGCCGGGAATTTCAATAACTGTAATCCCAGTGGCAGCAGCCTGGCCTACTCCCTGGTGCAATCGCAATTCAGCACGACCCTGGCCTCACGGGTGCAGGACTCAGCCCACGAACTCGGGCATAACTGGAACGCGTGCCACTGCAACACCGGCGGCAACTGCGGCGGCGGCACGTCCAACCCCAACAACTGCGGGATCATGACGTCAAACATTTCCGGCCAATCTACGTTCGACGCGGCCGCCATGACTGCCATTACGTCATGGCGAGACAGCGCGAGCTGCCTCGACGCGTGGCAAAACCCCACCTATGTCAATTGGTCCTACGTCGGCACATCGACGGGGAGTGTGTTTCAGCCGTGGACAACCGTTGGCTCGGGCGTCTATTCCGCGCTGGTCGGAGGCGAGATCGTTGTGCAAGCCGGGAACTACGTTGAGAACCTGACCATCCACAAGCCGCTCACGATTAACGCCATCAATGGAACGGTAAGGATCGGTAACTGATTACCGGGAGGTTATGGACGATGTTTCGCATGCGAAGCTCAATCATCACGATCGCCGCGGCTACGGCTTGTCTATTCACAGCGCGGCTAGCGTTCGGACAATTCGAGATTGACTGGCACAGCATCGACGCCGGCGGGACTACGGCCCCAAACGCCAGCACCGGCGGTTCGTTTGCAGTGGCCGGCACGATCGGCCAGCCCGACGCCGGTCCCGCGACCGGCCCCATGATCGGCGGGACCTTCGAAGTGCGCGGAGGCTTCTGGCTCGTCCCGCTCGCCTGCCATTGCCCCGGCGACATGAACGGCGACAACACCAAGGATGGTCTCGACGTACAGAAACTCGTCGCCTGCCTGACGGCGAGTGGCGGCTGTACTTGCGCCGACGTGGATGCCGTCAGCGGCGTGACCCTCGACGACGTGACGGTCTTCGTCGACGACCTATTGACGGGCGGCGTGTGCCCCAAGTAAAGCGTACGCCGGCTAGCGGCCATGTCGCTTGACGAACGCCGCATAGTCCTCCGGCGTGTCGATCCCTATGGTGGCCTGATTGACTAAACCGACAGCAAGCGGATAGCCGTTTTCCAGCACACGAAGCTGTTCGAGCTTTTCGTCTAGTTCGAGCGGCGTAGGCGGCAACGTCGCGAGCTTGAGAAGAAACTCGCGGCGGTAGGCGTAGATCCCCAAGTGCAGCAGCCATCGGTGCGGCTCCGTCGGGCGACCTCCCGTGTCGCGGGGAAAGGGAATCAGGGCGCGGGAAAAATACAACGCCCGGCCACGAGCATCGCATACAACTTTCACCGCGTTTGGATCGCTCGGGTCGGTGTCCTTCGGAAAAGGGCACGCCAGGGTGCCGATAGGAATGTCCTTGTCGGCGGCCATCAAGTCCACGAGTTGGTCGATGTACGCGGGGTCAATTTCTGGTTCGTCGCCCTGCACATTGACAATCACGTCGGCAGTCAGCCCGGCCGCCACTTCGGCCACGCGATCCGACCCGCTGGGGTGATCGGCCCGCGTCATCACGGCTTTCCCGCCGAATGACCGCACCGCATCCGCAATCCGCGGGTCATCGGCGGCGACGATCACATCGCCGAGTCGCGCCGCCCGGCGGGCCTGTTCATAAACATGCTGGATCAGGTACTTCCCCGTCTCCTTGGCGAGCAGTTTTCCGGGGAACCGGCTGGAGGCATAGCGGGCAGGAATGATCGCAACCGCCTTCACGGTAGGCAACGTATCCTCGCCATTATGCGATGTCAAAGCGGGCGGTCGAGCCAGGAGGGGCGGCGCAGACGTTTTCGGCGCTCCCGCTATAATGGCGGGCGGCGGGTCATCGAGCGTGCCGAGCCTGGGAAACATCGGAGGCGAATTATGTCCGCAAGATCGTTGTTCAAAATGCCCGTCGCGAGTTTTTGCGCTATCGCGGCCGTCATGCTGGTATCCGAGGTCACCTGGAGCTACCCGCCCAGCGGTCACATGAGGAAAAAGCCCAAGGCCAAGCCGGCGAAGAAAGGAAGCCTTCACGACATGCCCGCATTGAGCTTCAAAATGAAGGACATTGACGGCAAGGAGCAAGACCTCCGGCAATACTACGGCAAGGTCGTGTTGATGGTGAACACGGCTTCGAAATGCGGCTACACGCCGCAATACAAGGGGCTGGAAGAAATCTACGAGAAGTACAAGGATGAGGGTTTGGTCGTTCTCGCCTTTCCGGCCAACGAATTCGGCAAACAGGAGCCCGGCAGCGATTCGCAGATCAAGGACTTTTGCACCACGAAGTACGACGTGACGTTTCCGATCTTCAGCAAAGTGAAGGTCAAAGGTGACGGTCTATGCGCTCTTTACAAGTATCTCACGGCCACCGACGCCGGCCACAAGTTCGGCGGCGAGATTACCTGGAACTTCAACAAGTTCCTCGTCAACCGCAAGGGCGAATTGATCGGCCGGTTCGACACGAAAAAGGCTCCTGAAAAAGGCGAGGTCCTGGCCGCCATTGAAAAAGCCCTGGCCGAACCCGCGCCGGAAGATGCCGCCGGTGCGGAGAAGAAGCCGGCCAAGCCGAAGAAGAAGTAAGCTGCCCTGACGCATGAGAATCCGCGAACTGCTTTCCACCGGCCGACCCTGCTTTTCCTTCGAGTTCTTTCCCCCCAAGACCGACGGGGGATTGGAACAGCTCCGCGCCTCCGTTCGCGCCCTTCGCGATCTGAAACCGACGTTTGTTTCGGTCACCTATGGGGCAGGGGGGAGCACCCGCGATCGCACGATCGACCTCGTCGCCGAGATTCAGCGGCACTATGGGATTGAGGCGATGGCGCACCTGACCTGCGTCGGGGCGTCGCGCGACGAGATCGCGGCCGTGCTCGATCGCCTGCGGGCCGCGCATGTGGACAACGTCCTGGCGCTTCGCGGGGACCCACCCAAGGGGCAGGAGAAATTCGAGCAGGCCCCCGGCGGATTTCGCTACGGCAGCGAACTGGCGGCGTTCATCAGGTCCGCGCATCCGTTTTGCCTGGGCGGCGCCTGTTACCCCGAGGGGCACGTCGAATGTCTCGCGCCCAATGGCTCGCGCGATCTGGGCCGCGATCTGGAGAATCTGCAACGGAAAGTCGACGCCGGCGTCGAGTTCCTGATTACCCAGCTCTTTTTCGACAATCAGGCCTACTTCGATTTCGTCGCCCGGGCCCGCGCCGCGGGCATCGGCGTGCCGATCATCCCCGGAATCATGCCGATCACCAACGTTGAACAAGTGCGGCGGTTTACGCAAATGTGCGGCGCCTCCATTCCGCCGACGCTGCTGGCCGAACTCGATCGCCTCAAGGACAACGACGACGCGGTATTGTCGCAGGGTGTGGCCTATGCCACCGCGCAGTGTCTCGACCTCTTGCAGCGCGGCGCGCCGGGCATTCACTTCTATACGCTCAACAAGTCCTCGGCGACCCGGACGATCCTGACCGCCTTGCGCACCATCTGGCCCCCGGCCGCACGGCCGGCGTGAGAAGTAGTCCGTGTGTTCGCGTGCGGTTCCATGACGGACGCTTTTAACCAGCAACCGCGACCACATCAATCATCACAAGCGGACCTCCAGCAGCGCGCGGCGACTGTGCCCACGGCGAGGAAGCGCGCGAACCTCGTCTATTGCGCAGTGCTGGTTGGGGTCGCGTTCGCCGTGTCCTACAACGGCGATATCGACGGGCCGCTGGACCTGTACCACGAGGGAGACCGCGTCGCGCACTACGACACCGTCAAGGCCGGGGGATTACCTTTTCGTGATTACTTCGTACAGCACGGGCTCGGGGAAGACGTCCTCAAGCCGCTGACGGCCTTCAAGCTATGGGGAGAGTCGATCGCATCGCTACGCCGACTGGGACAGAACACTTTCGTGTATCGAGGATATCTGCCGGCGCTCGGCGCGGCGGGGGTCGTGTTCGCAGGTTGCGTCCTGTTGGGCGGTGGTTGGCCGGCAGCCGTGCCGTTCGCATTGGTTGTCGCGGGCCTGTACGAGGTGAGTGAGCGGCCGATGCTGGGGTTCATGGCCGTCGCAGCGCTGGGAGCCTATCTCGGCAGTGGCCGACGGTTCTGGCTCTTTCTTGCTGGATGTGCGACCGGGCTTGCGGCGCTCTACAGCCTCGAAGTAGGTCTGTCGACTGGCGCGGCAGCCACGCTTTGGTTGTTGACGGATCGGTATGTGGGCTCCGGTCGCTGGAAGCCGCGAATCATCGCCCTGGCCATATTTCTTGCGGGACTCGGCGTCATCCTCGCGCCGATGCTCATCTGGTGCCAAGGAAAGGGCATCATCCCCGACCTCCTGGGCAACCTCTCACTGCAGTTGTTCAGGCGAGGCGAATTGTGGGACGCGGAGTATCCGCTGCCTGCGTGGCGCGCGAGCGAATCCTTCATCGACAATCTGCACGTTTCGATCGGCGTCATTTCGCTTTTCTATTTGATTCCGTTGACCTATGGTCTGGGCATCGTCCTGGGGCTGGTCGCGCGCGGCCGGACGTCCTCAAAGATAAAGTCCGCGACGTTGTTGTGCGCCCTTTTCGGCGCCTGCCTCTGGGCCAGCGTGATCGGGCGGCCGGACTTGTGGCACCTCGCCTATGCGATCGGCCCCTTTTTCCTTTTGGTGCCCCGCCTCGTGGGAATGGTCCGCGAGCGAGGGGCGGATCTGAAACGGTCACGCGTCCTGGTGTATTTTCTGCTTGCGCTCCCCTGCGTCTTCGTTTTCGAGTTTGGCGAAGGCGGAAGTCTTGGACGACGGTTCGCGGGCCACGAAAGCATGATCCTGCCGTCGCATCTGCGGAAGGATGATCGCGAACTCGTGGAATCGACCCTCCCACGGCTAAACGGGCTGCGCATTCCCGCCGATCAGGCGGCGACGCTCGAGGCGCTGGTGCATTACATTCAAGCTCACTCCAGCGCGGAGGACCCGATACTCGACTTGAGCGATCAGGGAATGATCTACTTTCTCTCCGAGCGCCGCTGCCCGTCGCGGTTTCACTTTCTGTCCCATTGCAGCAGTCCGTCCCTGAAGCAGGAAATGCTCGACGAGGTCCGCGCCGCCGATCGACTTCCTCGGCTCGTTATCCTCCCCGGTCCGAACCCGCCGCAGGAAGACGTCATCGGCGACTTCCTGCGCGCCAACTACGTACGAGCGATACAAATCGGCCCGTACCAGGTCCTCCGGCTCGCGGTCCCTTGAGGCGGCACTGGCCGCGCGGGTAGGATCGGCGCCGCGATACAGATATCAGCGCAGTGCGCGTAGAGGAATGGACTGTGCAGGAACCCAGAAAGCGGGTCATCATCACCGGGGCCGGCGGGCTGCTGGGCACACGCGTGAATGGCGCGTTTCGTGCGAATGGCGATTGGGATGTTCACGCGCTAAGCCATGCGGACCTCGATATCACTCAGGAGGATCAGGTCGCCCGGGTATTCGCAGAGGTACGCCCGGATCTCGTCGTCCACTGCGCCGCCTATACGCGGGTCGATGATTGCGAATCGCATCGCGCATTGGCCGACGCTGTCAACGGCGAGGGCGCAGGGATTGTCGCCCGCAAGGCCGCCCTGTCAGGCGCGAGATTGATCCATTTTTCCACGGACTATGTCTTCGAAGGCGATGCTCGCCGACCCTACCGGGAGGAGGATCCACCGGGCGATCCCGAAAAACTCTCTGCCTACGGCCGCTCAAAATTGCTCGGCGAAGAGCGCGTCCGGGCCGCTTGTCCCGACGCTCTGATCGTGCGGACTGCATGGGTCTATGGGCCGGACGGCGCTTGTTTTCCAAGGACCATTTTGAAAGCGGCTCGCGAAAAACCCGAACTCCGCGTGGTGAACGATCAGACCGGAACGCCGACCTATGCGATGGATCTGGCTCAGGCCATCCTCCGGCTGGCGGAGACTGACGCGCGGGGAATCGTCCACGTAACGAACACGGGGCAATGTACGTGGTATGAATTTGCGTGCGAGCTCGTGCGGTTGGCGGGACTCAACGTCCGCGTGATTCCTGTGACGACGGAAGAGTTCCCGCGGCCGGCCCGGAGGCCGA
This window harbors:
- the kdsB gene encoding 3-deoxy-manno-octulosonate cytidylyltransferase; amino-acid sequence: MKAVAIIPARYASSRFPGKLLAKETGKYLIQHVYEQARRAARLGDVIVAADDPRIADAVRSFGGKAVMTRADHPSGSDRVAEVAAGLTADVIVNVQGDEPEIDPAYIDQLVDLMAADKDIPIGTLACPFPKDTDPSDPNAVKVVCDARGRALYFSRALIPFPRDTGGRPTEPHRWLLHLGIYAYRREFLLKLATLPPTPLELDEKLEQLRVLENGYPLAVGLVNQATIGIDTPEDYAAFVKRHGR
- a CDS encoding glutathione peroxidase; translated protein: MSARSLFKMPVASFCAIAAVMLVSEVTWSYPPSGHMRKKPKAKPAKKGSLHDMPALSFKMKDIDGKEQDLRQYYGKVVLMVNTASKCGYTPQYKGLEEIYEKYKDEGLVVLAFPANEFGKQEPGSDSQIKDFCTTKYDVTFPIFSKVKVKGDGLCALYKYLTATDAGHKFGGEITWNFNKFLVNRKGELIGRFDTKKAPEKGEVLAAIEKALAEPAPEDAAGAEKKPAKPKKK
- a CDS encoding M12 family metallo-peptidase encodes the protein MKITEYTLATALVLLTAQMAFGQALPNSAAKEQWAAPLSKTSTVTDPLPIELFAELRPAAKDLLKVADLELLQIAPRDGNGEKLVDVALDGQMHAIRLTPYTMRSEDFQVLVPDASGALVPTEIPDALTYRGYLTAEPQSQVAASIIDGKSHMTILRADGEIWNVQPIQTGALRAGLPDDLHAVYKARDVIGGEGDCGVAGLPVQIPSPNGGGEPAVIPEGGGPRIANRRCRIVFDTDVEFYQANGSSISATVTDIEMIMNQVGLIYQNQVAISYYETAVIVRTAIPQPYSSFNADTLLCQFGENWNNNLPSFPRNVGHLFTGKDLNGTTVGLGWIGAICAGNFNNCNPSGSSLAYSLVQSQFSTTLASRVQDSAHELGHNWNACHCNTGGNCGGGTSNPNNCGIMTSNISGQSTFDAAAMTAITSWRDSASCLDAWQNPTYVNWSYVGTSTGSVFQPWTTVGSGVYSALVGGEIVVQAGNYVENLTIHKPLTINAINGTVRIGN
- the rfbD gene encoding dTDP-4-dehydrorhamnose reductase; amino-acid sequence: MQEPRKRVIITGAGGLLGTRVNGAFRANGDWDVHALSHADLDITQEDQVARVFAEVRPDLVVHCAAYTRVDDCESHRALADAVNGEGAGIVARKAALSGARLIHFSTDYVFEGDARRPYREEDPPGDPEKLSAYGRSKLLGEERVRAACPDALIVRTAWVYGPDGACFPRTILKAAREKPELRVVNDQTGTPTYAMDLAQAILRLAETDARGIVHVTNTGQCTWYEFACELVRLAGLNVRVIPVTTEEFPRPARRPKYSVLDNSRHVQLTGAPMRSWREAAADYVRDFER
- the metF gene encoding methylenetetrahydrofolate reductase [NAD(P)H]; translated protein: MRIRELLSTGRPCFSFEFFPPKTDGGLEQLRASVRALRDLKPTFVSVTYGAGGSTRDRTIDLVAEIQRHYGIEAMAHLTCVGASRDEIAAVLDRLRAAHVDNVLALRGDPPKGQEKFEQAPGGFRYGSELAAFIRSAHPFCLGGACYPEGHVECLAPNGSRDLGRDLENLQRKVDAGVEFLITQLFFDNQAYFDFVARARAAGIGVPIIPGIMPITNVEQVRRFTQMCGASIPPTLLAELDRLKDNDDAVLSQGVAYATAQCLDLLQRGAPGIHFYTLNKSSATRTILTALRTIWPPAARPA